Below is a genomic region from Triticum dicoccoides isolate Atlit2015 ecotype Zavitan chromosome 5A, WEW_v2.0, whole genome shotgun sequence.
aaaattcattatataatctcccgaaggttttgaccaccgtatcacacaaaaatctcatgttcttgtttcgagctgttttctgccagggttgtcatggccaagcatcatgtcatctccctcctcctccaacaatgagggcaatgatgcttggctaatgaagatagagctggagAGAGAAGAACCTGGAGAGATCTACAAGGATgacgggatcaagaaggccatgggggatcaagttccgACAGTggcagaagaagacatccttcaacctcaccacaatctccttaccccaacggagattgaagctttcaagacgaTTGAAttagctcgcattcaaaacaagtatctcacaagtgaaaatattttgttgaaggagcatatcatcgcactcaagggcattatccgtaaattggaggatctcttacgctcgatgtgcaactacccatcatcaccaacaccttcttcaccaataaagaagaactgagcatcgggtatgggcactccccttggcaactgccaagcttgggggagtgccccggtatcgtatcatcatcacttttatctttaccgcttttcttagttcaatccttttggtaatatcttgatccagtagaataaagttttagtatgatctagttgtgagttttgctttatgatcttcttatgtaatcgagtccgcgagctatataaaataaagattagtgttgagtcaagggcttgatgagttgctatgatcttgagggaataaaataaaagagaagaaataaaaataaataaagagatcatatggatcttatggagagtaatgatctcacatataaagagtatgatgaataaaaattgttgagagttgacaaacatagttttggtcatcgttgcaattaataggaagtaataaagaaagagaggttcacatataaatatactatcttggacatattttataattgtgagcactcattaaagtatgatatgctaaagagttgatgttggacaaggaacacaacgtaatgggttatgttttcttacatctgagataaattatattgttatggatcatccaacatgttgagcttgcctttccctctcatgctagccaatatctttgcaccaagtagagatactacttgtgcttccaaatatccctaaacctagttttgccatgagagtccacaatacctacctatggattgagtaagatccttcaagtaagttgtcatcggtgcaagcaataaaaattgctctctaaatatgtatgacttattagtgtggagaaaataagctttatacgatcttgtgatatggaagaaataaaagcgacaaactgcataataaaggtccatatcacaagtggcaatataaagtgacgttcttttgcattaagatttcgtgcatccaaccgtaaaagcgcatgacaaccactgcttccctctgcaaagggcctatcttttattcttgtcttgtaCTTCATGCGAAGAGTCACGGTGATatccacctttcctttttatattgtatcatttggcaagcacaatgtgttggaaaggtcctgatatatatagctaattggatgtgagttttcatgaactattattgtgacattacccttgaggtaaaacgttgggaggcaaaactataagctcctatctttctctatgttcgattaaaacttcatacccataaatattgcatgagtgttagcaattgtgaaagactaaaagatggttgagtatgtggacttgctgaaaaactcttatattgactctttcctatgttatgataaattgcaattgcctcaatgactgagattagagtttgttggttctcaatgaagtttatgattcatacttgaaagtgtgattgaattgttactttagcataagagatcatatgacaatatatatatatatatccctaataataaagcacggattgagtctctgGGTTCACCGTCACGACATTTTTTATGAAAAGGTCCCCGTATTTTCGCTAATTTAACCCACAGTTCTTGGtaagtgaagaaaaaacggttcatATTTTTTTCGTCAACCATATGTTCATGTTTAGATCGAGCGGCGGCGCTCCAGATCCGATCGAGAtgcaggacgacggcggtggtaggGCTCTGGGAGGCGGGGAATGGCGGGGAAGTGGCGGATCAGGTCAGGATCCAGTGCGGCGGTGATGGGGCCTGCGGCGGCGACGCTCCATGGCTATGGCGGTTCGGTCTCCCAGGAAGAagagacgagggagagagagaagatgagaTGGAAAGAAGACAAGGCAGAGTAGGGACGGCACGGCTTCCTGCTGCTGGTCCGGTGGCGGCTCCTGTCGGCAGTTCCAGGTTTGATTTCTGGATTCCTCTCCTTCCCGCTGCCCGATAGGGGTTTCCCAGCCGTCACTCTCCCTACCCCGCACACCTCCTCCGCCTAGCTGTACCTCCCTGTGTTCATGGTGACGTTGTTGCCCTCGCCTGCATATCGCTATTGCTATTGCTGCCTGCTTTTGATCGTTCTAAACATGTACTTTGTGATTTGCCACTGATTAGTTGATGACGAGACAGTAATCTTGCAGGTGAATCAGGCTCTGCATGCTTCGCTCTGGTTGGTGCTAGCGGGAGCTCATGGGAGATCTCCCAGTCTACCGCCCGACGACCTGGAGACGCAGCTCTCTCATTGGGAGACCTGCGCGGTCAACCCCATTGGCGACCTGTTCCCGGCCTGGATCAATCGGTCCATGCACAACTGAAACAAGTAGgttgatggattttgagaagaatgTTAGCTTGAAGTTGTAACGTACAAAGTTTGCTATTAGATGCTGTCATGTTGCTTCTCGTGCACACATGTATGGATCCGCTAGGTAGGCTAGATGCCAATCTCCACACGTCTAGAGTGGTTGGACCTCCGTCCTCCCACTTCAAACTTCATGCAAAACCTTCGTCCATCTGGAGAGAAGGCGCCGACTGCGTTGGCGGCTAGATGGCAGCCTCGGCGAGTCGGCGTGACTAGGAGCCTATGACTCCAATGGTTCCATTAACCCCTCTTACTTTTAACCATACCACGCATGACAGCAAGCAATTCTTTTTTCTTTGTTCGGAGTTACTCAAAAGCATGTATGCATTTCAATCAAAGAGATTTACTGATTTACTCTAATGACTACTCAGGCAGTATGTGATATCGATGCTTCTCGACTGACCCCAGCATCGTGGATGCTAATTACAATTGAAGATCTGCATATGTGTGTGATTGGGATTTTATGTGCATATGTGTGAAGCTACTAGGGAGTTTGCGTCTACTGGACCGTGCATGCAGTATTTAGTACCCACTGCTTTACATGTTGAATATATTTTTACTATAGTTATTGGAACTAATTTTCTTACAACGAAACTACTACTTGCATGTCAGAAATTGTACGGTTTCAGTATTATCAGTGATCTAATACATGCCCGACAGAGTCGACGACAGTGGTGAGGGCACAACCAGCTGCTTCCTCCAGTTCAATAGGCAGTCAAATCAGGATATACATCATCATGAGGTATGTAGTCTGATGTCCACGATAATACTTCTAAAGTACAATAGTGAATTTTGATCGTGCAATACCATCACACGTGTACATGTACCCATCAGAGTGTGGTTAATTATCTTCTTTATTTGGCGCCCCCTTGTGCAAAGTTTTGGTAGGCGTTTTTATCATTTGATTTCATGGTACGTGTTCTGCTTATGTACGGATTTAATTTTTCGCATGCATGCTTAATTTTATTTGCAAACCTACATGTATTTTATTCAACTGGGTGTGTCTTCTTTTACTTGTTCATCAATTGAAGAATCTTTCATGCAGAAGGTGATCTCTTGACGCGTCTATCAGCCATGGGCTACAAATTGAATTATCAACAAGATTATTGTGATAGCCGGCGTTGCCATGCTCTACAACTATGCAATAATGATCTCAAAAGAACAATAACTATCCCACATAGTTCTGAACTCTTGACATCTTATGTTTTGGTTATAAGTTTCTTTTGAATCTTTGGTGAATAATCCAATTAAGCTTTCCTTATAGGTTGTGCTGTCAGAGTATGTTTTCACTATAGGAAATTTATTTCAACGTCTCCATGATGCCATAACTCTATGTAGAGTTGTTCAGCTCCCACATTATCCCGATGCTTATTGCTATTACTATGACACTATACTTTATTTCAGAAAGTGATTGCTACATCAGGTACACATAAAAAGAAATTGCACAACTGCACCATGGCTATCCAGCATATCAAGCAAGCTCGGGTTCAGATGTCTGATGCAGATGGAGTCACAATTTAAGCAGAAGATATTCTTAATAGTGACAAGGAATTATTTGTTCTGTCACTATGGATTATGCTCATTCATATGCAGGTTAATCTGAAAATGCCATTCAGTCTCCCATTACTCCTATCGAAGTTTTATACTGTTATTATATTGCACCTTTCATTTGTATTGAAAATCAGAAGTAATGGGGTTTGATCTTCAGTTTAGTTTTCCACTCACTTCTCAGAAATAATGTTGACACTGCTATTATATTACAGTGAGGATACTACTTCTCAGCACTATGTTGCTGTTACTTGCCTAAATCAGAAGGGTTGCAGTACCAAATTTCTTTTCAGTAAGAAAGTGTACGTGCATGTGTTACCCAACAAGATTGTGTGAAGATTTTGAGGCTGCAGTAAACTTGCTCGCCAGCAAGATCAAGCCTCATGTGGTTGTACAGAGAGGTGAGGTTGCAGCGAATTTGTTCATGACGAGACTTGTTGATTATTGCACATCTAAAGATACGAGAGCATAGATAATGTTGCTGCTTATAAATTTAGATAATGTTGTTGCTTATAAATTGACGTGATCTGTTTCTGCAGTACCAAAGATACAAGGTGGATTTAGATGAGAAATGAGTGGATTTCTACTCTTGGGTGTACTACACTCGAGTTTACACGATGTTAAATTCCACCCGACTTAAATCCATTATGTGACCCTAATTATGTGCAACCCACTAATTCACAATGATGTATTTGCTCGAGAGGGTGGAGTAACAATATTGTGATATGTATTTCTGTCTGCACAAATAAAATGTATTGACTGTTGATGTTGCTACAAAAAGTTTTTGATTATTGTGGAAGCAGAAACACAGTTGAGAAGGATTTCATTTAGTACGTACTTTGAGTTTTCATAGCTAGAGAGGCTGGTGCCTAATCTACATCAGAACAACGGCAAGTTAATAAACGAGGAGGCTGCCAAGTTGTACTGTGACTACTGTTAAATCTGTTTTTGCACTTTTGAATTTATTTGAGAGTGAATCTCGAGGGTATAACTTCTCTAAAGTGCTAGCCCCCGCCTACAGATGACAAGATTTTCTTCTTCTAAATGTAATGTGGCATGAGCCACAAACACTTCATAGAACTTTAAAGCAAAACATTgatcccctgcgtccatatatacgaCAAACATTGTCATAATATATTTTCCAGTAAATGATTGTGAACCAATTTTTTTCAGTCCGTACCTTTTTGCAATAATATTTTTCTGGGCTATGTAACATAAGTTATGTTATTGGTCCAATTAAGTGTTATTATTAGTACTTGATTTAGCGAAGACCATCAGCCCACATATGTGTTGACAAGTTAGCACTTGTCATCGACGCCGCCGGGCTGAAACCGTCCTTGTTCGACAAGCTGGTGTCCACGAATACAATCATTAGTCTCGGCTCTTGTGAGGACGGAAAGGAGGATAAGCGGTGACACCAACACAGTGGGGCGCCGTGTTGACATAGAGGTTATAGATATGTGAGGatcttgtatatatatatatctactaccactataaaagcacGAAAGGGTGGAGAACCAATTCATCCTATTCATCCATGCAACAAATTGTACGGCTCAGAATCATCCCATGTTTGTGTTTAGTGCTAATTGCAATTAGCCCTTACCAAACGCACGTCTCCCTGCTGCCCACCTCCACTCGCcgtaaaaaaagggaaagaaaccgCTCCTGCCTCCTCTCTCGCACTTCCCCCACGTGCCCACTGCCGCCGTCCCTCACTCGAAGAAAACCCACGCGGCATgtggcgctcgcacgcctccccctCGCCGTGCCCAGTGAACCCCGCGTCTCACCCTCGAAAAGGGAGATGTGCGGTGCCCGGCCGCCGCCCCGTGCCGCTGCGGTTGATGCCAGCGAGGGTGCTCCCGTACTTTGGCCGAGGCTGCACTCTCACATCGTCTCCTCCCTGGCCCTTTCTTCCTCTTCGTCGGCACAGGAACGGGGGGCGCCGTATTGGGCAGCAGTTCGCCGCCACACCTCACTAATCTATCTCCTCTATCTTCGTTCCCACACTACAGGGCGCCATGGCCATGGACCAAAGCTCCGATGGTCCTTCCCTCGCGACTGCCAGTCTTCCTCCCTACCAGATTGACGACGGTGATGACCGGATCTTCCCCGCTGCCATCCGTTTCCAAGAGACGTCAGCGGATGGGGTTTCTTCCTCATGGCCTCCACCTACGGGCTTGTCGGGCCGGTGATTAGACCTGCTCGGCATGCGGGATTGTGTCCTCTCCTAGCGAGGCGGTCGTGTGTCTTGCCCGTCGCGCCCTCGGCTGTCGAGTCTTTTTCCTCGGCGCGCCCTCCTCCAGTAGCTCCGTCGCGTACGTGAACCATCCAGGTGGGTAGGTTTGGTTTTGATCTTAAATTATTTCCACATTCAAATTTTCTTCATTTTGTTCAGATTGAATTTTGGGTTGTGTTTCGTTGAAGGCCCGATTTCACCTGGTGAGAGCTGTTGATCTCAAGTTTAAAGCTTATATCTGTTATGTTCAAAACTGAATTTTATCAGAGGAAGTTCTGTGTGTTTGCAACCCTGCAACACCCGTTGCATTTTTCTTCAGCATGACCAACAACTCCATCACCTCCGAAGTTAACCATGGCCAGCTACCCAATATATTGTCCAGATGCTTGACGGATAGCATCACCGCGGCACACAATTTCGAGGTGGCCAGTTACCAGTTGCTGGATGGCATCGGGGTCGGCAAGCATGTTTGCTCAAGTTTCCTGCTCGCCTAGCATCTGCCCGACCTCCCCAGCCAACCCAGCCGCCCCCTCCGGGCTGAGCCCCTGTGCTGGTGGTCGACAAGGTTTGCAAGCGGCAACTTGATTTTTGTAGATTTATTTGTTTCTTAGACAGGTGATGCTTTTCTATATTATGCATGGATTCTTGATAGCCATCATGGATTACTACTAATTAGGTAATCAAATATTAAATAAGTAAAAATTCTGCACAGTATAGTACTGATAACATGGTGTTAGACCAACGAGGTTTTAGAATGCAAATAAAATCGATCTCCATTAGGATGTTTTCCTCAAATGAGGTATTGGCCCTCAATTGAATTATTTCTATTCATCTCTATGATTGTTTTTGCTTAAAGCCTATATTAGTCGAATTTAATTTATTGTGCAGTTACACCCGATTGCACCATTCAATGAGTTCGATTTGGGGCAGGATCAATGTTGTTCGTTGTTCTGTTCCATGATTCCTAGCATTTTTTGTTTCATCAAAGGTGGTCACATTCAGATTTTTCATTCAGATTTTTTTAGTTAATGATGAGATGTTTAGCCATCCTCCCTGGGGCTCCAATCTGTGAGTATGTTGGTGTGTTGAGGAGGACTGAAGAAGTGGGAGGTTCTAAAGATGGACGGGAGGTACTAATTGTTTCGCTTCAAGCTTTCATTTCGCTTACTCATCATTTGTCTCATTGCTCGGTTTCTTAGTTTGTCTCTGAAAAATGGATGTTTGTAAATGATTTGTTTCCACTCTTGTACAAAAAAGGGCAGGGTCTGATATGCATATGCCATCACTTCACGTTGAGAACGATTCCGAGGCACCACCGGCGCCGGAGGACTACATCGATGATGGCTCTGTTGGAAGTTTCGCAAGGTTCATAAACCACAGCTGCAACCGTAACCTCTTCGCCCAGTGTGTCCTAACAAATCACCACGACGTCAAGCTACAAAAGGTGACGCTTTTTGCTGCCGACACGATACTTCCACTTCAGGTGAATTGATTTCTGATGCATCTCAACAATTTCTACAGGTAAAACTCTATAGCTTCTCTTGAGTTCTAACTGGTATACGTGCTTTGACGGAGCTTTGCTACGACTATGGCTATGTCTTGACTCTTGAACAACGTCGTTTCTGCGGATGGCGAAATCGTCAAGCTACTATACTACAATGGTGCCCCAGACTGCCGGAAGCGACTTTACTAGCGGATCTTTTCAGTTGGGGGATTATATGTAGTAGTGGGGCTATGAATGCGGCAATGCATGTTGTGTGTATGACAAGCACAGCATCCTATAATTATTAGCGAAAGAAACGCGTTCTCTTTTTGTGCAGGGTAGATGACATGCTGGACACGCTAATTACAGTTAGTACGAAGTTTGTCTAGGTGACATGCCTTTGGGTCATGATGGCATGACATTTTGTGAACAACTGGTTCATATAAGTTGATAGAGGATTTAATCGATCTTTAGACATTTACATGGTCATCATCCTGCTTTTAAAGTATCTCTGTTCATATTTCAGCATATTTGTTCTTTTTGTTACCAGGTAGCACCTGACATCGACAGCTATGACATCAGGAACTCCCTCGCATTTGTCGAATACCTCGCTGAAATTTATAGCTTCTACAGACGGACCAAGGTAATTATCTGCTTGGAACCCCGTCGAAGTTATTTACAGAGTTCTGACCTTGTACGGCAATAATAATCTCATTGCCAAATTTGTTGTGATGTACAAGTTGAGTTGTGAGCCCCCCACCTACATGACACACCAAACTGATATCAATGAGAAAAGGCGTATTTTTCTGATTGACTGGTTGATTGAGGTAAGGATTCCATTCGATGCTTAGTGGATTCGGCAAAGTAGTCTATCTTGGTATTCTCTGGAATGTAAAGTTCTTACAAACCCCAATGTTTCATTGTCCAATGCAGTATGCAGGTGCCGTACAAGCTTGAGCTACTGGGTGAAACACTATTCCTTGCTGTCAACATCATTGATAGATCAATGCATAGAAAAGTATGTCTCAAGTTTTCTCTTGAATGGAACCTGCAAGTTTCTCATCTGTTTAGTGAAGCTTACCTTGAAAAGAATTATAAATACTACAGGAAGGAGAGTAAGATAATGACAGTTCATTGGAATATGGATTTTGAGAGGATATATATGGGTTTAGCTCTCTGTAATTATATATTACTTTCCTTGCTGATGCTATTGCTCATGTTATAAAACTGGTCTACATCGCACACATGGTTTCCAGCAAAGAAAACAGTGTCATGATTTATAAACTAGGCTTGTGTGCTCAAGTAATATTTTAGTGCTTAAACAAAAGAAACCATTTTATCACTCCTGCAGTCCACaggaaaaagaagaaagaacttcCACCATAATCTTGTCTTCCTACTTACTTTCACTAACCAAGAAAAATAAACTATAAAGGAATATTTTCAGAAAATAGATAATGATCCTTTTCTGTTTGAAATGCACAACTCCCAACTTGCACAACTCCCAACTTGTCTTTTACTTCTGTTCTGTACATGTACAAGATGATCTATAAAggattattttttcaaaaaatagaTAAAGATCCTTTTCAGTCTGGAATAAACTATAAATGAATCTTTTCAGAAAATAGTAAAGATCCTGCTGAATGGTGTTGTACTTGTACATACTGGAATTGTAGGCCGGATAATCTACAAGATGATCAGGATGAATTTATCTCCAGGGTAAAAGAGCCAACCATCGTGCATGCCGTTTGGTTGGAAATGATATTGCCTTTAAAATGTATGCACTATATTGCCTTTAAAATGTGTGAGTGCATTCTTGGCATCCGTTGCCAAACCTGACATTCATTCTTGGTAAGAACTACTATAAGAATATGATAGTATGAGAGACAGGTAGGCAAGCTGTATTTGATTGGGAGTAGATGTATCTCTGAAAAATGAATTAGTCGAGACGTGCGTTGCACATGCAAGCTTACTAGTATATAAAAAGTCTATTAATAACCCTGGGAGAGGAATAAGTAATTCCTCACCCGAACCGATCGACCGAGCCAGAAGTTCTCGCACCCCCACCGTTCACTTTTTTTACGGGATCCACCGCTCACCCCTTCGTACTCGTAAACTTTTCTCCGCCTCGATGTAATTTTTGGTTTAGCATGTGCGCGGACGGTTATTAATTTTAGTCGTGGGTTTAAGAGCTGGAACCCGGTCTCTGAATGGGTCCATGGAGGGCGGAAGCGGTGGCAGATCTCGGCGGCGAGCGGCCGGAAGTTCTGGGTGGCTCGCAGCGCAGAGGCGAGCGGATGGTAGCATCACACAGCCTCTGGGCTTTGTGCGGTGTGATGAGGACGAGCCCTTGTGTCCGTGCGGCGGGCGACCTCGTGCCCTCGTCGGCCGGCGGCATCCAGCGACGGTATGCTCGCCCCCTCCTCCATGTAGTCCAGCCATGAGGAACGACTCTCCGTCTCCACCTGCTTCACAAGGCCACAAGTCTACGACTATCCTCCTAACCTTGTTCAATCATCAAACGTAGAAGCCACACGACCACACGGGTACGAAAAAAATCTCACAAGGGATCTTTCCATTCCATATTAGCAATATTTGAGGACGTCTTTGATTATGTTTTCCTCTTTATTCTGGGAACCGCTTTTTGCTCAATTTGCTAGCTGATCTCCGCCATATACTCTGTTTTTGTTAGAAACTTCGAGGGTGTGTAGGGATAGGGACTGGCCTTtggtaattaatactccctccgtaacataatataagacatttttgacacatgatacggagggagtaatatgtaaGGTATAACAATAGAGTCGTCAAATCCTTTCTATGGATCGCAATAGGTTCCACCCTTTCATAGGTAGAAATTTTCTTGGAAAGATCACCATACTTAATTCATGTACAAATTAATACCTCCGTTCCAAAAGaagtgtctcaaccttagtacAACTTTAGTAAAAAGTTGAGACACTCATTTTGGACGGAGGGATGAAGTTATGATTTTTGTGGTCCCTTTGCCCTATCACCTAAGTTGGTGAGAAAAAACAAGCAGGATATATTGACTGTAAAAGCATGCTTGAAGCTGGATACTACTATCACCATTTTAGTATTGGAAATAGTATGATGAGAATTTCTGAATTCTGCTTGCGTATATAACAAGTTCTGTAGTAATTGTGATGTCGATCATCTCTTCTATATAATTAGTCACGATATTTGGTTTATGATGCACTGAAATGGAAGTTGGGCTTACGAGATCTACTCTATGTGT
It encodes:
- the LOC119300056 gene encoding cyclin-B1-1-like — protein: MHMPSLHVENDSEAPPAPEDYIDDGSVGSFARFINHSCNRNLFAQCVLTNHHDVKLQKVTLFAADTILPLQVAPDIDSYDIRNSLAFVEYLAEIYSFYRRTKLSCEPPTYMTHQTDINEKRRIFLIDWLIEYAGAVQA